One Microplitis mediator isolate UGA2020A chromosome 3, iyMicMedi2.1, whole genome shotgun sequence DNA segment encodes these proteins:
- the LOC130664777 gene encoding dual oxidase encodes MLFYSQPRDYLLYIFLILFIGSDARYVEKQRYDGWYNNIAHPNWGSVDSRLIRKGPSAYADGVYMMAGQDRASPRKLSDLFMKGDDGIASIKNKTALFAFFGQLVTAEIIMASESGCPIEFHRIEVEKCDYIFDKDCQGNKFIPFLRADYDRKTGHSPNSPREQINKVTSWIDGSFVYSSSEAWANTMRTFKNGSFVTEPMGQFPVRNTMRAPLFNNAAPSVMRMLNPERLYLLGDPRTNQHPALLTFGIIFYRWHNVIAGRVQRENPFMSDEDIFQRTRRIVVGTIQNIIMYEYLPALLGEKLIDYYGYKPDIHPGISHMFQSAAFRFGHTLIPPGIYRRDDKCNFLMTRTGKPAIRLCSTWWDSNEVVSNNTIEELIMGMASQLAEREDNLLSDDIRNNLFGPMEFSRRDLGALNIMRGRDNGLPDYNTARTYFNLPRKTTWNDINPELFAKRPDLLRELIEIHGNDLNNIDVYVGGMLESVDGPGELFSTVIKEQFVRLRDSDRFWFENQDSGVFTKSEIDEIRRVTLWDVITNTTTIDPSAVQRNVFVWSDGDPCPQPEQLKGSMLDSCVPLQRYDYFVGSELVYIYVCVFIAFIPILCAGAGYGVVKLQNRRRRRLKIVQESIKRRSGRTGCIIGNIGNGRIDKMIVREWLHANHKRLVKVKFGPEAALHIVDRKGDNLRTFDFSGVNVVAVEESQECESGNGKALVLLRIPRDYDLVLELDSLNSRGKFIAKLEGFLGTHKKHLTIVHTNRDIMLAKAETKERRQKKLEQFFREAYALTFGLRPGEKRRRRSEETADGEVVTVMRTSLSKSEFASALGMRPDAVFVKKMFNIVDKDGDGRISFQEFLDTVLLFSRGKTEDKLRIIFDMCDKDSNGVIDKEELSEMLRSLVEIARTTSLSDDHVTELIDGMFQGAGLERKEYLTYNDFKLMMNEYKVDFVAIGLDCKGAKQNFLDTSTNVARMTSFHIDQLPPEASKCWIRKQWDGVSTFLEENRQNIFYLFIFYVITIALFVERFIHYSFMTEHTDLRHIMGVGIAITRGSAAALSFCYSLLLLTMSRNLLTKLKEFSIQQYIPLDSHIQFHKIAACTALFFSVLHTVGHIVNFYHVSTQPISHLRCLTSEMSFPSDARPTISFWLFQTITGVTGILLVIVMTIIFVFAHPTIRQKAYKFFWSTHSLYILLYVLCLIHGLARLTGAPRFWIFFVGPAIIYSLDKVVSLRTKYMALDIIETELLPSDVIKIKFYRPPNLKYLSGQWIRLACTVFRSNEFHSFTLTSAPHENFLSCHIKAQGPWTWKLRNYFDPCNYNPEDQHPKIRIEGPFGGGNQDWYKFEVAVMVGGGIGVTPYASMLNDLVFGTSTNRYSGVACKKVYFLWICPSHKHFEWFIDVLRDVERKDVTDVLEIHIFITQFFHKFDLRTTMLYICENHFQRLSKKSIFTGLKAINHFGRPDMTSFLKFVQKKHSYVSKIGVFSCGPRPLTKSVMSACDQVNKGRKLPYFIHHFENFG; translated from the exons ATGTTATTTTATTCGCAACCACGAGATTatctcttatatatatttttaattttatttattggatcTG ATGCCCGATATGTTGAGAAACAAAGATACGATGGATGGTACAACAATATTGCTCATCCTAATTGGGGATCAGTTG ataGCAGACTGATAAGAAAAGGACCATCGGCATATGCTGACGGCGTGTATATGATGGCAGGACAGGATAGAGCATCGCCGAGAAAGTTGAGTGACTTATTTATGAAAGGCGATGATGGTATTgcgtcaattaaaaataaaactgctCTATTTGCATTCTTTG GTCAATTGGTAACTGCTGAAATAATAATGGCAAGCGAAAGTGGGTGCCCTATTGAATTCCACCGCATTGAAGTTGAAAAATgcgattatatttttgataaagacTGTCagggaaataaatttatacctTTTTTACGGGCTGATTATGATCGTAAAACTGGGCACAGTCCCAATAGTCCTCGGGAACAG ATAAACAAAGTGACATCTTGGATAGACGGTAGCTTTGTTTACTCCAGCAGCGAAGCCTGGGCAAACACAATGAGAACATTTAAAAACGGTAGTTTTGTTACCGAGCCCATGGGACAGTTTCCAGTTCGCAATACAATGCGAGCTCCTTTGTTCAACAATGCAGCGCCCAGTGTCATGAGGATGCTCAATCCCGAACGTCTTTATt tGCTGGGTGATCCAAGAACGAATCAACATCCAGCCTTGTTAACCTTCGGTATAATATTCTATCGGTGGCACAATGTCATTGCCGGTCGTGTCCAGCGGGAAAATCCATTTATGTCAGACGAAGATATTTTTCAACGCACACGTCGGATAGTTGTAGGAACAATCCAG AATATAATTATGTACGAGTACTTGCCGGCATTATTGggtgaaaaattaatagattactACGGCTACAAACCAGATATACATCCTGGTATAAGTCACATGTTTCAAAGTGCGGCATTTCGTTTTGGACATACCCTCATACCACCGGGTATTTATCGTCGTGATGATAAGTGTAACTTTCTAATGACCCGTACTGGTAAACCGGCAATAAGACTGTGCAGTACTTGGTGGGATTcaaat GAAGTTGTTTCCAATAATACGATAGAAGAGTTAATAATGGGTATGGCATCCCAATTAGCCGAGCGAGAAGATAATTTACTGAGCGATGAtatcagaaataatttatttggcCCGATGGAATTTTCACGGCGTGACCTTGGAGCACTAAATATAATGCGTGGACGTGACAATGGCCTGCCTGATTACAATACGGCACGTACTTACTTCAATTTACCTCGAAAGACTACCTGGAATGACATAAACCCCGAGTTATTTGCTAAACGACCGGATTTATTGCGCGAACTTATTGAAATTCATGGCAACGATCTAAACAACATTGATGTCTACGTCGGCGGGATGCTAGAGTCCGTCGACGGACCTGGGGAATTATTTTCCACGGTCATCAAGGAGCAATTTGTACGGCTGCGTGACTCGGATCGTTTTTGGTTCGAGAACCAGGATTCGGG agtGTTTACCAAGAGTGAAATTGATGAAATACGTAGAGTAACTCTGTGGGACGTGATAACAAACACAACAACAATAGATCCATCAGCTGTACAACGCAACGTTTTTGTTTGGAGTGACGGGGATCCGTGCCCGCAACCTGAGCAACTCAAAGGATCGATGCTGGACTCTTGCGTGCCCCTTCAGAGATACGATTACTTTGTGGGAAGTGAACTTGTTTACATATATGTGTGCGTTTTTATAGCATTCATACCGATTTTATGCGCCGGTGCGGGCTACGGGGTCGTCAAGTTACAAAATCGACGGCGAAGGAGGCTGAAAATCGTCCAGGAGTCGATAAAACGCAGGAGCGGGCGCACTGGGTGCATTATTGGTAACATTGGAAATGGACGGATTGATAAAATGATCGTACGTGAGTGGCTGCACGCAAACCACAAGCGGCTTGTTAAAGTTAAATTCGGTCCCGAAGCCGCGCTGCACATTGTCGACCGTAAGGGGGACAATCTAAGGACGTTTGATTTTAGCGGGGTCAATGTCGTCGCTGTCGAAGAGTCTCag GAATGTGAGAGCGGTAACGGAAAGGCTTTGGTACTATTGCGTATTCCACGAGACTACGACCTTGTCCTTGAACTAGATTCTCTCAACTCACGTGGAAAGTTTATAGCTAAACTTGAGGGATTTCTTGGTACCCACAAGAAACATCTCACCATTGTCCACACCAATCGGGACATTATGCTGGCTAAGGCTGAGACCAAAGAGCGAAGGCAGAAAAAATTGGAGCAATTTTTCCGGGAAGCTTATGCGCTTACTTTTGGTCTCAGACCGGGAGAAAAACGTCGACGCAGGAGCGAAGAAACTGCTGACGGCGAAGTGGTAACGGTCATGAGAACTTCTTTGTCAAAGAGCGAGTTTGCCAGCGCGCTGGGCATGCGTCCCGACGCGgtctttgttaaaaaaatgttcaacatCGTCGACAAAGATGGTGACGGACGTATTTCTTTTCAg GAATTTCTGGATACTGTGCTGCTATTTTCCCGAGGCAAGACTGAAGATAAATTGCGCATAATATTCGACATGTGTGACAAAGACAGCAACGGAGTAATCGACAAAGAAGAATTATCAGAAATGCTGAGATCGTTAGTGGAAATCGCCCGGACGACTAGTCTATCCGATGACCATGTCACTGAATTAATTGACGGAATGtttcaa GGTGCTGGACTCGAAAGGAAGGAGTACCTGACCTACAACGATTTTAAGCTGATGATGAATGAGTACAAGGTCGATTTCGTCGCGATCGGATTAGATTGCAAGGGAGCTAAGCAGAATTTTTTAGACACCTCGACCAATGTCGCACGTATGACCAGTTTCCATATCGATCAGCTCCCGCCAGAAGCTTCTAAATGCTGGATAAGAAAGCAGTGGGACGGGGTCTCGACTTTCCTCGAGGAAAATcgtcaaaatattttctacttatttattttctatgtcATCACCATTGCGCTTTTCGTCGAGAGATTTATAC acTATTCATTCATGACCGAGCACACGGATCTTAGGCACATAATGGGTGTGGGCATAGCGATAACCCGGGGATCGGCAGCCGCCCTGTCCTTTTGTTACAGCCTTCTCCTGCTGACGATGTCACGAAATCTTTTGACTAAACTTAAAGAATTTTCGATCCAACAATACATACCGTTAGACTCTCATATTCAGTTTCACAAGATTGCCGCGTGTACCGCGCTCTTCTTCTCTGTTCTACATACTGTGGGACACATAGTTAACTTTTACCACGTGTCTACTCAGCCTATTTCACATCTACGTTGTTTGACGAGCGAAATGAGCTTCCCGAGTGACGCTCGTCCCACTATTTCTTTCTGGCTCTTTCAAACAATTACCG gTGTTACTGGAATCTTGCTGGTTATCGTAATGACTATAATCTTCGTGTTTGCTCATCCGACAATCAGACAAAAagcttacaaatttttttggtcaacACACAGTctctatattttattatacgtGCTATGTTTGATTCACGGATTAGCACGACTTACTGGTGCTCCGAGATTCTGGATATTTTTCGTCGGTCCAGCAATCATTTATTCTTTAGACAAA gtcGTTAGTCTACGCACCAAGTACATGGCACTAGACATAATCGAGACAGAATTGCTTCCCTCGGacgtgataaaaataaagttttatcgtccgccaaatttaaaatatctatcTGGACAGTGGATACGTCTAGCGTGCACAGTCTTCAGGTCTAACGAGTTTCACTCGTTTACATTGACCTCCGCGCCGCATGAAAACTTTCTCTCCTGCCACATCAAGGCCCAGGGACCATGGACATGGAAGCTTAGAAACTACTTCGACCCATGTAATTATAATCCGGAAGACCAGCATCCGAAAATAAGAATCGAGGGCCCGTTCGGCGGAGGAAATCAGGACTGGTACAAATTCGAAGTCGCTGTTATGGTGGGCGGCGGAATAGGTGTCACGCCTTACGCCTCGATGCTAAACGACCTTGTTTTCGGTACCTCTACCAACAGGTACTCCGGTGTCGCATGCAAAAAG gttTATTTCCTATGGATTTGTCCCTCCCACAAACATTTCGAGTGGTTTATCGACGTACTGAGAGACGT
- the LOC130664783 gene encoding uncharacterized protein LOC130664783 encodes MSLLKMCDKLPSDLERYECFRKECFSKIYDYNALSIIKTRFPKLSVRNYYTVKYSSLVASKFYEDILKSYNLWQYYVNLRSVPDQMISKLSSSDQNYICTAVFGKYIALATDSKINIYTLNSQNFTLKNYHSFNLIMNMKVTELKFGYLDDGKKKCLCLIATSTARFMMAWDVEKKKALTLNGSEDHLCPGTARNFYMSWNLIINKYKIESGVMKVESTVKLSDLKKDGKKLVLSDIDDLKTEPANLGKIVALDSSEMDIFALVCRVEKGQLVLKRFVFEDILLICTEGGLLYDRINTYVPLPETFKEEKTKFYLTVDDYVICTCGHNLAIYDAVINDWVVHEVFDEQKYVETLMIHANLLLLGFNTGEIYAYDVSVPQYMVKKNFFNPTLDSEYRYTINLNAGRIIAFNVFEHEMTIDEKRHFFPFLLITTEKNTYLLKFTDTN; translated from the exons AtgtcattattaaaaatgtgtGATAAATTACCAAGTGATTTAGAAAGGTATGAGTGTTTCAGAAAAGAatgtttttcgaaaatttatgattacaACGcgttatcaattattaaaacaaGATTTCCCAAACTCAGTGTAAGAAATTATTACACTGTCAAATATAGTAGTTTGGTTGCAAgcaaattttatgaagatattttaaaatcatacaatTTATGGCAGTATTACGTGAATTTAAGATCTGTTCCAGATCAAATGATATCAAAGCTTAGTAGCTCTgatcaaaattatatatgtactgCTGTCTTTG GAAAATATATTGCGCTAGCaactgattcaaaaataaatatttatacctTAAATTCCCAAAactttacattaaaaaattatcattcttTCAATTTGATAATGAATATGAAGGttacagaattaaaatttgggTATTTGgatgatggaaaaaaaaaatgtttatgttTAATTGCAACTTCTACTGCAAGATTTATGATGGCTTGGGatgtagagaaaaaaaaagcgcTTACACTTAATGGAAGCGAAGATCATTTATG TCCTGGAACAGCGCGTAATTTCTACATGTCATGGAAtctcattattaataaatataaaatagaatcTGGTGTAATGAAGGTTGAAAGTACTGTAAAATTATCTGATTTGAAAAAAGATGGAAAAAAACTTGTACTCAGTGACATTGATGACCTTAAAACAGAACCAGCAAATTTAGGAAAAATAGTAGCTCTTGATTCAAGTGAAATGGat ATCTTTGCATTGGTTTGTCGTGTAGAGAAAGGACAACTTGTTTTAAAACGTTTTGtttttgaagatattttattaatttgtactGAAGGCGGATTACTGTACGACCGTATAAATACTTACGTACCATTACCCGAAACatttaaagaagaaaaaacaaaattttatctcaCGGTTGACGATTATGTGATTTGTACTTGCG GTCACAATCTTGCTATTTACGATGCAGTAATAAATGATTGGGTAGTCCACGAGGTATTTGATGAACAGAAATACGTGGAGACTTTGATGATTCACGCGAATTTACTTCTCTTAGGTTTTAATActg gAGAAATTTATGCATATGACGTCAGTGTTCCACAATATAtggtgaagaaaaattttttcaatccaaCCTTAGATAGCGAGTATAGATATACAATTAATCTCAACGCCGGTCGAATTATTGcatttaatgtttttgaaCATGAAATGACGATCGATGagaaaagacatttttttccttttcttcTTATaacaactgaaaaaaatacttaccttttaaaattcactgatacaaattaa
- the LOC130664784 gene encoding uncharacterized protein LOC130664784, protein MRDLLDKKNSAIAAVKSKPTIEIYRPPGGRNDITTANQQLNVHAKEFTMKHNDGHHHNINNNKPMTNDNRSYYLQHSKSSGNIQRYLYAQQQQQYQHPHQQQHQHPHQHQHQHQQLSYHPSHNIVNYHGASRHSHALNTSASSGNILHANVSRVHFNVEPKTINSTVKPGKLTKSLSFVSSYGLKRSKSFNSDVLASKANNISDVAALGKFPAAIQDVLIKAIEDPNVLNSRSLMELVRHVLGRVVELRKYAEPAAKICIKIIEKEIKETFLESLLNTCQQLYQDHTRSLHDPSVCHRFSAFMTFLNEMYCQLKRRQLQLKTQQEGVPPGRVLLTLLWKCCQDCLQGSFINSLPEMECLFYILTCIGKDLDVELPVQLEQLLANVRDSFLIDNSTQPAIRKILLQIIELHAAHWQLPASALVYYYPGSSKS, encoded by the exons ATGCGGGAtttattagataaaaaaaatagtgctATTGCGGCAGTTAAGTCTAAGCCGACTATTGAAATTTATCGGCCaccag gAGGAAGAAACGATATCACGACGGCCAATCAACAATTAAACGTACACGCTAAAGAGTTCACAATGAAGCACAACGACGGGcatcatcataatataaataacaataaaccGATGACAAACGATAACAGATCTTATTATCTGCAACACAGTAAATCAAGCGGGAATATACAACGTTACTTGTATgcccaacagcagcaacagtATCAGCATCCACATCAGCAACAGCATCAGCATCcacatcagcatcagcatcaacATCAACAATTGTCTTATCATCCTAGTCACAATATCGTTAATTATCACGGCGCATCGCGGCACTCCCACGCACTTAATACATCAGCCTCAAGCGGTAATATCTTACAT GCAAATGTCAGTCGGGTCCACTTCAATGTCGAGccaaaaacaattaattcgACAGTTAAACCGGGAAAATTGACTAAATCATTGTCCTTTGTCTCTTCCTACGGATTAAAACGGTCAAAGAGTTTTAATAGCGACGTACTTGCTAGTAAAGCTAATAATATATCCGACGTTGCGGCTCTAGGTAAATTTCCTGCGGCAATACAAGACGTACTTATTAAAGCAATCGaag ATCCTAATGTCCTTAATTCCCGTTCCTTGATGGAATTAGTTAGACATGTCCTCGGAAGAGTAGTCGAGCTGCGGAAATACGCGGAACCCGCAGctaaaatttgtattaaaataatcgag aaagaaataaaagaaacatTTCTTGAATCTCTGCTAAATACCTGCCAACAATTGTATCAAGATCACACGCGGTCTCTGCACGATCCTTCAGTCTGCCATCGGTTTTCAGCTTTCATGACATTCCTCAATGAAATGTATTGTCAG TTGAAACGACGGCAATTGCAATTAAAAACACAACAGGAAGGTGTTCCGCCAGGTAGAGTTTTGTTGACTCTTCTGTGGAAATGTTGTCAGGATTGTCTGCAGGgttcttttattaattctttaCCTGAA atGGAATGTTTGTTTTACATTTTAACCTGCATCGGAAAAGATTTAGACGTCGAGTTACCGGTACAATTGGAACAATTATTAGCAAATGTACGGGATAGTTTTCTCATTGACAATTCAACACAACCAGCAATTCGTAAGATCCTATTGCAAATAATAGAGCTACATGCTGCGCACTGGCAACTTCCTGCCTCCGCCCTCGTTTATTATTACCCCGGCTCCTCGAAATCATAA